From Oceanococcus sp. HetDA_MAG_MS8, the proteins below share one genomic window:
- a CDS encoding YkgJ family cysteine cluster protein, whose product MLIPFPTGESRSWVHPCLRCGACCASFRASFYWAEANDATRGGVPVELTEVLTPHLRVMRGTNQPQPRCIALDGHIGEAVRCTIHPQRASVCREFVPSFEDGQHNPRCDEARARYQLPPLTRADWQGKDPDEPEPLGPSPRWPEVA is encoded by the coding sequence ATGTTGATACCGTTTCCCACTGGGGAGAGTCGCTCTTGGGTGCACCCTTGTTTGCGCTGCGGCGCATGTTGCGCAAGCTTTAGGGCGTCTTTTTATTGGGCAGAGGCCAATGACGCAACGCGTGGAGGGGTGCCCGTGGAGCTTACGGAAGTATTGACCCCTCATCTGCGTGTGATGCGCGGCACCAATCAGCCTCAGCCACGCTGCATCGCTCTTGATGGGCACATTGGAGAAGCCGTCCGCTGCACCATTCATCCACAGCGGGCCTCCGTCTGCCGAGAGTTTGTTCCCAGCTTCGAAGACGGGCAGCACAACCCACGTTGCGATGAGGCCCGGGCGCGTTACCAACTGCCGCCCCTGACCCGTGCTGACTGGCAGGGCAAAGACCCAGATGAGCCAGAGCCCCTGGGGCCGTCGCCAAGGTGGCCAGAAGTGGCTTGA
- a CDS encoding AraC family transcriptional regulator ligand-binding domain-containing protein translates to MSAELRPTIRVGLWSARRLAYGVLPLLSALEKHDVHLAPILRRADIDEFGLYDPTYTIDIDQELRLLKEGFAAVGDPVFGLELASYYSLRSFSALGLAIQASQNLAEVLQLVTQFPQLAWGVSDVKVEFSDAEVALQFEPHPLLGSLGMDLVERDMLCALNILCECLGQRIQPIAVQLMRPQPLLATQARYQRCFGRTPQWGHHSHQLHFKLWEFNQPLPQADQRIQRFYRAQCQHMVEVIHQPFSFAQNILQRLHQASPIPDLSTLAQHMWLSPRTLQRRLKAEHTSFSQLLQRARLERAFARLQEPQTSLAGLAAELGFSDEVAFSHAFQSWTGTSPRAWQKTAGQSPTGIT, encoded by the coding sequence ATGAGTGCTGAGTTGCGGCCAACAATACGCGTGGGTCTTTGGTCGGCTAGACGGTTGGCTTACGGCGTTTTACCGCTTCTCAGCGCCCTTGAGAAACATGATGTGCACTTGGCTCCCATTTTGCGCCGGGCCGATATTGATGAATTCGGCCTTTACGACCCCACTTACACCATCGACATTGACCAAGAACTGCGTCTGCTCAAAGAGGGCTTTGCGGCGGTCGGTGATCCGGTATTCGGTCTGGAGTTGGCGAGTTACTACAGCTTGCGAAGTTTTTCCGCGCTGGGGCTGGCCATACAGGCCAGCCAGAACTTAGCGGAAGTACTGCAACTGGTGACGCAATTTCCTCAACTTGCATGGGGCGTCAGCGATGTGAAAGTCGAGTTTTCGGATGCCGAAGTAGCACTTCAGTTTGAACCGCACCCCTTGCTTGGCTCTTTGGGCATGGACTTGGTGGAAAGAGACATGCTGTGTGCCCTCAATATCCTCTGTGAATGTTTGGGCCAGCGTATTCAGCCAATCGCAGTGCAACTCATGCGCCCGCAGCCGTTACTGGCGACGCAGGCTCGGTATCAACGCTGCTTTGGGCGAACACCCCAGTGGGGCCATCACAGTCATCAGTTGCACTTCAAGCTTTGGGAGTTCAATCAACCCTTGCCGCAGGCTGACCAGCGCATTCAACGCTTTTATCGGGCCCAGTGTCAGCATATGGTTGAGGTGATTCATCAGCCTTTCAGCTTTGCTCAGAATATATTGCAGCGCTTGCACCAGGCGAGTCCCATTCCTGATTTGTCCACGCTTGCGCAACACATGTGGCTCAGCCCGCGGACCCTGCAGAGGCGGCTCAAGGCAGAGCACACAAGTTTCAGTCAGCTCTTGCAGCGTGCCCGCCTAGAGCGTGCTTTTGCACGTCTTCAAGAGCCCCAGACCAGCTTGGCGGGCTTGGCTGCAGAGCTGGGTTTTAGTGATGAGGTTGCGTTTAGTCATGCCTTCCAAAGCTGGACCGGTACATCCCCACGGGCTTGGCAAAAAACAGCAGGGCAATCTCCTACTGGCATCACTTGA
- a CDS encoding NAD(P)/FAD-dependent oxidoreductase codes for MTQAPHPLPPWSGSGRQPRIAIIGAGMSGIAAVVKLRKAGYTDLTVFEKANKVGGTWRENRYPGLSCDIPAAWYSFSFAKNPNWKHRFAYGPEIQAYMEQTARDFDVLSVVRFNCVVDKLQYQAPIWQLHTAQGDVETFDVVVAATGVLHHPAVPDFKGLDQFQGQAFHTARWPENLDLRGKRVGIIGTGSTSAQIVGAITDQVAQLTLFQRTPQWMHPLPQVAYSRVWRWLLRKVPALNTARYWFWLLAIENLFAEATLGNKVFLRYIQWACERHLRKQVTDTKLREQLRPQYQAACKRLIFCSNFYPAISRDNANLCTAGIERIETKGVRSAAGQLHELDVLILATGFDVAKFVLPTQVIGEDGRDLETFWNGTPRAHRSVGVPGFPNFWMVEGPTGPVGNISLILVSEYQIDHLISVLNKMRDEGLTEVVPKETAFAQYNATMAEAAQRTVWFTGGCDSWYLDRDGIPNIYPWRPRQFRAEMHRPRWEEYELRAQPQPSHPAQRTKQAPASG; via the coding sequence ATGACCCAGGCACCACATCCTCTACCGCCGTGGTCAGGTAGCGGGCGCCAGCCCCGCATTGCCATCATAGGCGCCGGCATGAGTGGTATTGCCGCGGTGGTGAAACTGCGCAAAGCAGGCTACACCGACCTGACGGTGTTCGAAAAAGCCAACAAGGTGGGAGGCACATGGCGGGAGAACCGATACCCCGGGCTGTCTTGCGACATCCCTGCGGCCTGGTACTCGTTTAGCTTTGCGAAAAACCCTAACTGGAAGCACCGCTTTGCCTACGGCCCTGAAATTCAAGCCTACATGGAACAAACGGCGCGTGATTTCGACGTGCTCTCGGTGGTGCGGTTTAATTGCGTAGTCGACAAGCTGCAATATCAAGCGCCCATTTGGCAGCTGCATACAGCCCAAGGCGATGTTGAAACCTTCGACGTAGTCGTCGCTGCTACGGGTGTGCTTCACCACCCAGCGGTGCCAGACTTCAAGGGCTTGGACCAGTTCCAAGGGCAGGCTTTCCATACAGCACGCTGGCCCGAAAACTTAGACCTGCGCGGAAAACGCGTTGGCATTATTGGCACGGGGTCGACCTCGGCGCAGATTGTTGGTGCCATAACCGATCAGGTTGCTCAGCTCACCCTCTTCCAACGCACACCGCAGTGGATGCATCCGCTGCCGCAGGTGGCCTACAGCCGTGTATGGCGCTGGCTACTGCGAAAAGTTCCAGCATTGAATACGGCGCGCTATTGGTTTTGGTTGCTGGCCATTGAAAACCTGTTTGCTGAAGCCACCCTGGGAAACAAGGTGTTCTTGCGCTACATCCAGTGGGCTTGCGAGCGCCACCTACGCAAACAAGTGACAGATACCAAGCTGCGTGAGCAGCTCCGCCCGCAATACCAAGCCGCCTGCAAAAGGCTCATTTTTTGTTCGAACTTTTATCCGGCGATCAGTCGCGACAACGCAAATTTGTGCACGGCTGGCATTGAGCGCATCGAGACCAAAGGCGTGCGCAGTGCGGCTGGGCAGCTGCATGAGCTGGACGTACTGATACTCGCGACCGGCTTCGACGTGGCCAAATTTGTTTTGCCCACTCAGGTCATCGGCGAAGATGGACGCGACTTGGAGACATTTTGGAACGGCACCCCACGTGCTCATCGCTCGGTAGGAGTGCCCGGATTCCCCAACTTTTGGATGGTTGAAGGACCTACAGGTCCGGTGGGGAATATCTCTTTGATCCTGGTTAGTGAGTATCAAATCGACCATCTCATCAGCGTACTCAATAAGATGCGGGATGAAGGCTTGACGGAGGTTGTGCCGAAGGAAACGGCCTTCGCGCAATACAACGCCACTATGGCCGAAGCCGCACAGCGAACCGTGTGGTTCACCGGAGGCTGCGACAGTTGGTACTTAGACCGTGATGGCATCCCCAACATCTACCCTTGGCGACCGCGCCAGTTCCGTGCAGAGATGCATCGCCCGCGCTGGGAAGAATATGAATTGCGCGCCCAACCGCAGCCATCCCATCCAGCGCAGCGCACCAAACAGGCCCCTGCTTCGGGTTAA
- a CDS encoding GGDEF domain-containing protein, with amino-acid sequence MSPSIQPPPGRARGLVVFGVVMLLTAVGLAVQEARMVSAPTLLGFSALALLASSCGFGPPGLAYVSFDRAAQFAAVFVVGPEYAAVIAGIVAIVDPWQRRRSGQSWGETLVLGWSNVGISVGVVFVGGAVFEALGGNVPLHSLDSRQTLALLATGAVVYVLNAILLLGWHHEPGQRKVLRLFDPFATSVQVFAYLSGVLVAWLWSSSSPLLLLLGLAVLSIAMLLIRQLGIMRLHLEDLVANRTRGLEEKAQALDYMSRTDSLTGLPNRRGADQVLQQAMADALRLRTPLSVAVADLDRFKPINDEHSHLVGDRVLERVGELLAPANHKHMLAARRGGDEFIFCFPHTSLEQAAQRCNELRDSLRNTLVADLGLKQPLTMSVGVAPFHGQTLEQLVAEADEAMYQAKAAGRDQTIAAPSQPLPTQAYRALSDD; translated from the coding sequence ATGTCACCCTCGATTCAGCCGCCGCCCGGACGGGCGCGAGGCTTGGTTGTATTCGGCGTTGTCATGTTGCTGACAGCCGTTGGCTTGGCGGTGCAGGAAGCGCGGATGGTGTCGGCCCCGACGCTGCTGGGGTTTTCAGCACTGGCTCTGTTGGCGTCCAGTTGTGGTTTTGGGCCACCAGGGCTCGCCTACGTTTCCTTTGATCGTGCTGCCCAGTTTGCCGCCGTGTTTGTGGTGGGGCCTGAGTATGCGGCGGTTATTGCGGGGATTGTGGCCATCGTAGACCCCTGGCAGCGTCGGCGCTCTGGCCAGAGCTGGGGGGAAACTTTGGTTCTGGGCTGGAGTAACGTCGGGATTTCCGTGGGGGTGGTGTTTGTTGGGGGCGCAGTCTTCGAGGCGCTTGGCGGAAACGTCCCACTGCATTCTCTGGATTCTCGGCAAACCTTAGCTTTGCTAGCCACCGGCGCGGTGGTTTATGTCCTCAATGCCATTTTGTTGCTGGGGTGGCATCACGAGCCCGGGCAACGCAAAGTACTGCGGTTGTTCGACCCCTTCGCCACCTCAGTCCAGGTGTTTGCTTATCTCAGTGGGGTGCTGGTCGCGTGGTTATGGAGTAGCTCCTCGCCGCTACTGTTGCTGTTGGGGTTGGCCGTACTTAGCATTGCCATGCTCTTGATACGCCAACTCGGCATCATGCGACTGCACCTCGAAGATTTGGTGGCCAACCGCACCCGAGGTCTGGAAGAAAAGGCGCAAGCTTTGGATTACATGAGTCGAACAGACTCACTCACAGGCTTACCCAATCGGCGCGGTGCGGATCAGGTACTGCAGCAGGCTATGGCAGATGCACTGCGGCTGCGCACCCCGCTGAGCGTTGCAGTGGCTGATCTGGATCGCTTTAAGCCCATTAATGACGAGCATTCACATTTAGTGGGAGATCGGGTGCTGGAGCGAGTGGGCGAGCTTCTGGCTCCAGCAAACCACAAGCACATGCTTGCCGCGAGACGAGGCGGTGATGAGTTCATCTTCTGTTTCCCGCACACCTCCTTGGAGCAGGCGGCTCAGCGCTGTAATGAGTTACGTGATTCGCTGCGGAATACCCTCGTCGCCGACCTAGGACTTAAGCAGCCGCTTACCATGAGCGTGGGTGTGGCTCCCTTTCATGGACAGACCTTGGAGCAGCTCGTGGCCGAGGCCGATGAGGCGATGTACCAAGCGAAGGCAGCGGGACGCGATCAAACCATCGCAGCACCGTCGCAGCCCCTGCCAACCCAGGCCTATCGCGCTCTAAGTGATGACTAG
- a CDS encoding EAL domain-containing protein, translating to MTAIAVTVLGWAELSAASMRMGFDAYSQKAGLRQASVYAVVQDVYGQIWVGTEAGLHRFDGYRFRQISAESKATQSQSDWVYSILPMPNGDLLLGTLNRGIVKYARNAGELVSFSGSSSPTSAIRDLAQVAPNEIWAATYGDGVMRISADGDVLGLISLEGVSADAQFVLDLQVASDKRVYAATLGGVVELDAESGVVRPLLDESRSPFRSESGALHLGPDGQLWVGTRFDGVFRLSESGVLLQVVDKIAGRSLQDIRSLTTLSSGVIIAGTGVGLASMSAASGTWEWVIAEGLADDKVMSLLEDGVGGLWVGTKDAGLGYWDQNASLYGVYLPTQLEDATVTSVASIDEQTLAIGTVGAGLRLAKVDGSGSYRTVNLQERTNVMGLLSQGSLARLWIATRSSGLLALDSGLAQHRWFRRGDNPDTLRTDGVMSVAESRTGEIWVGSYRGGLARLRGKELRLQRLNVMPPQQQLNEALPGSLEFDESGALWVGTRGLGLFYISPDDVEAQNEGVTAIPVRSPAQVIYGIAADRRGGVWVASADAGLLHVDTTFTTSTPDVRVIPLSDEQDSYTAFDVVVDDDQSVWLSADFGLGRVSSNQQHILKLQRNHPSSISEYTAGAGALLEDGRVFFGGRRGYNLFDPRDLVSAEASPKLTLTGIETIGDNAKLYPHPEALPALELDHTISVVRFDYALADYAAPEDNRFTFQLEGFDSDWSPLTNRHSSTYTNLDAGDYVFKVRAMNSLGVWSDQVLEVPVRVRPAPWASWWAYTLYAAFFVGLIWLALRWRFREQEREARINQLAYYDQVTGIPNRYLFEARADAALTRAMGAGEAFSVLWLRLVLAPQMSDLLNPEQRDEVARALAARCVRIVHAGFNEPGKRDVARMESLGFAVFVRDQARGEQAQALAERLVNVLGQPLTVAEQLVPIAAHIGLAAAPDDGDKLSDLMTYAQAATFDPGPRQQSRIVRYQASMTQTAAARVSLESRLREALAQSILQVYFQPRLNQDGRITGAEALLRWPVADGPWPSPAEFVPLAEQSELIGVLDRYVLRRVCIAMQRWAKQGIPAIPIAINMSARSLGPDDLVEDLQALCVDHGISADSLEIELTESAVVADMERVRRSLEALQRAGCKISLDDFGTGYSSLSHLQAFAIDCLKIDRSFVAEVDAGGQPASICQGIISLAQGLGMRVVAEGVETQAQWDTLKRMGCPEMQGFLFSPAVPASELAALLVEPVAQPVSQQ from the coding sequence GTGACTGCCATAGCTGTCACAGTACTTGGCTGGGCGGAGTTATCAGCTGCCTCGATGCGGATGGGCTTCGACGCGTACAGCCAAAAAGCCGGGCTGAGGCAAGCCTCGGTCTACGCAGTGGTGCAGGATGTTTACGGGCAGATATGGGTAGGCACCGAAGCCGGGCTACATCGATTCGACGGATATCGATTTCGGCAGATTTCGGCCGAGTCAAAGGCGACTCAGTCGCAGTCAGATTGGGTTTACAGCATCCTGCCTATGCCGAACGGAGATTTGCTGCTGGGAACCCTCAACCGTGGGATCGTTAAATACGCTCGTAACGCTGGAGAGTTGGTCTCATTCTCTGGTAGCAGCAGCCCCACAAGTGCAATCCGTGATCTAGCCCAGGTCGCGCCCAACGAGATATGGGCAGCCACTTATGGTGATGGGGTTATGCGTATCTCCGCTGATGGGGACGTGCTCGGACTGATTAGCCTAGAAGGTGTTTCCGCGGATGCGCAATTCGTGCTCGATTTACAAGTTGCGTCGGACAAACGGGTCTATGCAGCAACGCTCGGTGGTGTAGTCGAACTTGATGCCGAGTCTGGCGTTGTGCGCCCTTTACTCGACGAAAGCAGGTCACCCTTCCGTTCGGAGTCTGGCGCCTTACACCTAGGCCCAGATGGTCAGCTTTGGGTTGGTACTCGTTTCGACGGGGTGTTTCGCTTGTCGGAGTCCGGCGTCCTTTTGCAAGTCGTAGACAAAATCGCAGGCCGGTCACTACAAGACATCCGCTCACTAACCACTCTGAGTTCTGGAGTAATTATTGCCGGAACTGGCGTCGGTCTGGCCTCAATGAGCGCAGCGTCTGGTACCTGGGAGTGGGTGATTGCCGAAGGCTTGGCAGACGACAAAGTTATGTCTCTGCTGGAGGATGGCGTCGGTGGGCTTTGGGTCGGTACTAAAGATGCTGGCTTGGGCTACTGGGACCAAAACGCCAGCTTATACGGCGTGTATTTGCCCACCCAGCTCGAGGATGCAACCGTAACGTCAGTAGCGTCAATCGATGAACAAACCCTGGCTATAGGGACTGTTGGCGCGGGCCTCAGACTTGCAAAAGTTGACGGCTCAGGAAGTTATCGAACCGTTAACCTTCAGGAACGAACCAACGTGATGGGCTTGCTATCACAAGGTTCTCTGGCGCGCCTTTGGATTGCAACTCGGTCATCTGGATTGTTGGCGCTGGACTCAGGCCTTGCTCAACATCGTTGGTTTCGCCGAGGGGATAACCCCGATACTTTGCGCACTGATGGTGTGATGAGCGTGGCTGAGTCTCGTACAGGGGAGATTTGGGTAGGGTCTTACCGCGGAGGTTTGGCACGGCTTCGCGGGAAGGAACTGCGCCTGCAGCGCCTTAATGTCATGCCACCTCAGCAGCAGTTGAATGAGGCTCTGCCTGGAAGTCTAGAATTCGATGAGTCTGGTGCATTGTGGGTAGGAACACGGGGATTGGGTTTGTTCTACATCTCCCCCGATGATGTAGAAGCACAAAATGAAGGGGTAACCGCCATTCCGGTTCGGTCCCCGGCGCAGGTGATCTATGGCATCGCAGCAGATCGACGCGGAGGGGTGTGGGTTGCCAGCGCAGATGCGGGGTTGTTACACGTCGACACGACATTCACAACTTCCACTCCCGACGTTCGTGTCATCCCACTCAGCGATGAACAAGACAGCTACACAGCATTTGATGTGGTTGTTGATGATGATCAATCGGTTTGGCTCAGTGCGGATTTTGGCCTGGGCCGCGTCTCGTCAAACCAGCAACATATCTTGAAGCTTCAGCGTAATCACCCTTCTTCTATCAGTGAGTACACCGCAGGTGCAGGCGCTCTACTCGAAGATGGGCGGGTGTTCTTTGGCGGCCGGCGGGGCTATAACCTTTTTGATCCTCGCGACCTGGTTTCTGCTGAAGCTTCTCCAAAACTGACTCTCACGGGCATAGAAACTATTGGGGACAACGCGAAGTTGTACCCGCACCCCGAGGCGCTGCCAGCCTTAGAACTGGATCACACCATTTCTGTGGTTCGCTTTGACTATGCATTAGCGGATTACGCAGCGCCCGAAGACAACCGCTTCACCTTCCAACTGGAGGGTTTTGACTCAGATTGGAGCCCGCTGACCAACCGCCATTCCAGCACCTACACGAACCTGGATGCTGGGGACTATGTTTTTAAGGTCCGGGCTATGAACAGTCTGGGTGTTTGGTCAGACCAAGTCCTAGAGGTGCCAGTTCGTGTGCGCCCTGCGCCGTGGGCAAGTTGGTGGGCGTACACCCTATACGCGGCGTTTTTCGTGGGTTTGATTTGGTTGGCGCTGCGTTGGCGCTTCCGCGAGCAGGAGCGAGAGGCGCGTATTAATCAGCTGGCTTATTACGATCAGGTCACTGGTATTCCTAACCGCTACTTATTCGAAGCTAGAGCAGACGCGGCCTTAACGCGGGCGATGGGGGCGGGGGAAGCCTTCTCGGTGTTGTGGCTACGTTTGGTACTAGCGCCACAAATGTCTGATCTACTGAATCCAGAGCAGCGCGATGAGGTGGCTCGCGCGCTCGCCGCTCGCTGCGTGCGCATCGTCCATGCTGGGTTTAATGAGCCCGGCAAACGGGATGTTGCGCGGATGGAGAGCTTGGGCTTTGCCGTATTTGTGCGCGATCAAGCTCGGGGCGAGCAAGCGCAGGCTTTGGCCGAGCGTTTAGTCAATGTGTTGGGGCAGCCGCTGACAGTGGCCGAGCAACTCGTGCCCATTGCTGCGCATATTGGTCTTGCAGCAGCGCCAGATGACGGCGACAAATTATCTGACCTCATGACCTATGCTCAGGCGGCAACATTCGACCCCGGACCACGCCAACAGAGTCGAATTGTTCGCTACCAAGCCAGCATGACTCAAACTGCGGCAGCAAGGGTGTCTTTAGAAAGTCGCTTACGTGAGGCTTTAGCGCAGAGCATCCTGCAGGTCTATTTTCAGCCCAGACTCAATCAGGATGGGCGCATCACAGGTGCCGAGGCCTTGTTGCGTTGGCCTGTGGCGGATGGTCCATGGCCCAGTCCGGCAGAGTTCGTGCCGCTGGCAGAGCAATCCGAGTTGATCGGAGTCTTGGATCGGTATGTTCTACGTAGGGTGTGCATCGCCATGCAGCGCTGGGCCAAGCAGGGTATTCCGGCTATTCCCATAGCCATCAATATGTCCGCGCGCAGTCTGGGGCCGGATGATCTCGTAGAAGATCTTCAAGCTCTGTGCGTAGATCATGGAATCTCTGCCGATAGCTTGGAAATCGAGCTGACGGAGTCTGCGGTTGTGGCCGACATGGAGCGTGTGCGGCGTAGCCTGGAGGCCCTGCAGCGAGCAGGCTGCAAGATTTCTTTGGATGACTTTGGGACTGGGTATTCTTCCCTGAGCCACCTACAGGCATTCGCTATCGACTGCTTAAAAATCGATCGTAGCTTTGTCGCGGAGGTGGATGCTGGTGGTCAGCCGGCGTCGATCTGTCAGGGCATCATCTCCTTAGCCCAGGGTTTGGGTATGCGTGTCGTGGCCGAGGGGGTTGAGACCCAAGCTCAATGGGACACACTGAAGAGAATGGGCTGCCCTGAGATGCAGGGGTTCTTATTTTCTCCGGCTGTTCCGGCAAGCGAGCTAGCCGCTTTGTTGGTCGAGCCTGTGGCCCAGCCGGTGAGCCAGCAATGA
- a CDS encoding S8 family peptidase translates to MNTWIRYGFAVAATGLAAYAANFSVSLSGEQRFAYVAWGPNVAESLEAVGARIISEQPSLGTWGVRLSASEVVALQAQNPQLKLFADGPLFSIADRENSNASQPEQEWQPAAVVPWVRASAVHNMGIDGAGIGVAFIDTGVWGRVANLPRVFGEVSSVGEDIPPQGAELQSGSQDRHGHASHLISHVVGADRREHQAGVAPGAHIYSVRAFDDDGLGRYIDVLEGIDWVIRNANELNIRVLNLSFGAPVQSHYWDDPINQAVMRAWDAGIVVVTSAGNTGPDPQSITVPGNLPYVITVGAVSDNGTPRNLSDDFITSFSAAGPTLEAFVKPDLVAPGDRILGAAHPRSTLAQSNGGAGEVRSGVYALSGTSQAAAITSGVAALLLQAQPHLTPDDVKCKLIATARAAVNPNGEAAISVFQQGAGLLDAEAALVSDASQCANVGLDISLELADKTHFLGRARFDEERQQYFIADDHNDPLNFPGSTWEKVTSVEGDPWGGGYVLAQGDPWGGGYFSRMSLELGSGLSLSYAATPYSADEDVDSMLREYLVIEGDPWGGGYSQLFAYPDVADHEPLRR, encoded by the coding sequence ATGAACACTTGGATACGCTACGGCTTTGCCGTGGCTGCGACCGGTTTGGCTGCTTACGCGGCGAACTTTTCTGTCAGCTTATCTGGTGAGCAGCGCTTCGCCTATGTTGCTTGGGGCCCAAACGTCGCGGAGTCCCTGGAGGCAGTCGGGGCTAGGATCATCTCCGAGCAGCCCAGCCTGGGTACTTGGGGCGTGCGGCTTAGCGCTAGCGAAGTCGTGGCTCTTCAGGCGCAGAACCCTCAGCTGAAGTTGTTTGCCGACGGCCCTCTGTTCAGCATTGCTGACAGAGAGAACTCCAACGCATCTCAGCCCGAGCAAGAGTGGCAACCGGCGGCCGTTGTGCCCTGGGTACGCGCCAGTGCCGTCCACAATATGGGCATCGACGGCGCCGGGATAGGCGTTGCATTCATCGACACCGGCGTTTGGGGCCGGGTGGCCAACCTGCCACGAGTTTTTGGTGAAGTGAGTAGCGTTGGTGAAGACATTCCCCCTCAGGGCGCAGAGCTCCAGAGCGGCAGTCAGGATCGACACGGGCACGCAAGCCACCTCATTAGTCACGTCGTGGGTGCAGACCGGCGGGAGCATCAAGCTGGTGTTGCTCCCGGTGCGCACATTTATTCGGTGCGGGCTTTCGATGACGATGGTCTAGGTCGCTATATTGATGTGCTCGAGGGTATTGATTGGGTCATCCGGAATGCCAACGAGCTCAATATTCGGGTACTGAACCTGTCTTTTGGCGCCCCAGTGCAATCGCACTACTGGGATGACCCCATAAACCAAGCTGTGATGCGTGCATGGGATGCCGGCATCGTGGTGGTCACCTCTGCAGGGAATACGGGGCCCGACCCTCAAAGCATTACGGTGCCCGGAAATCTGCCTTACGTGATCACCGTTGGCGCTGTGAGTGACAATGGAACTCCCCGAAATCTCAGTGATGACTTCATCACTTCGTTCTCTGCGGCAGGTCCTACCCTCGAAGCTTTTGTGAAACCAGACCTTGTTGCTCCTGGAGACCGGATTCTAGGCGCAGCGCACCCACGCAGCACCTTGGCACAGAGTAACGGTGGAGCCGGCGAAGTTCGAAGCGGAGTTTATGCCCTATCAGGAACCTCACAAGCTGCGGCGATCACCAGTGGAGTAGCGGCGCTATTGCTACAAGCTCAGCCCCACCTGACACCTGATGATGTGAAATGCAAGCTCATTGCAACTGCGCGAGCCGCGGTTAATCCAAATGGTGAAGCAGCGATCAGTGTCTTCCAGCAAGGCGCCGGGCTCTTGGACGCCGAAGCTGCTTTAGTGAGCGACGCAAGCCAGTGCGCAAACGTGGGCCTCGATATCAGTTTGGAACTGGCTGATAAGACACATTTTTTAGGCAGGGCAAGATTCGACGAAGAACGCCAACAGTACTTTATTGCTGATGACCATAACGACCCACTCAATTTTCCTGGGAGCACCTGGGAGAAAGTCACCTCTGTAGAAGGTGATCCGTGGGGCGGTGGATATGTACTTGCCCAAGGAGACCCATGGGGCGGAGGCTACTTTTCTCGCATGTCCTTAGAGCTTGGCTCAGGCCTCAGCCTGTCCTATGCAGCGACGCCTTACTCAGCCGATGAGGACGTCGACAGCATGCTCCGTGAGTATCTGGTAATCGAAGGTGACCCCTGGGGCGGCGGCTACAGTCAATTGTTCGCCTACCCTGATGTCGCTGACCACGAGCCACTGCGCCGATAA
- a CDS encoding phosphatidylinositol-specific phospholipase C/glycerophosphodiester phosphodiesterase family protein: MTRHLRARPSPLLVAAALLLTACEGGQPGMHSDARETVMDPAEPMALAQAHAHNDYEHPRPLLDALSHGFMSVEADVFAAPLPPEMMAALPVALPLVSTLYVAHDPQDIRPERTLRRLYLDHLWERFEQDGQLYPDQVAPLQLLIDFKTEAETTWLVLEPILEDYAPMLTRYADGEVHPGMVTVVISGNRPTNTLAAQAQRLAFIDGRLPDLDSPSQVELMPLISDNWGNHFRWRGEGPMPEEEQAKLLSTIEKTQALGARLRFWATPDAPGPAREALWTVLADASLDHINTDDLPGLAAFLRERARQASTPASP, encoded by the coding sequence ATGACCAGACATCTACGTGCTCGCCCCAGCCCGCTGCTGGTTGCTGCAGCCCTACTCCTGACGGCGTGTGAGGGTGGACAGCCCGGCATGCACTCAGACGCGCGGGAGACGGTTATGGACCCTGCCGAGCCGATGGCTTTGGCTCAGGCCCATGCCCACAACGACTACGAGCATCCGCGGCCACTGCTGGATGCCCTCAGTCATGGCTTCATGAGCGTGGAGGCGGACGTTTTCGCGGCGCCGCTACCGCCGGAAATGATGGCCGCCCTGCCTGTCGCTCTGCCGCTGGTGTCCACCCTGTATGTAGCACACGACCCGCAGGACATTCGTCCCGAACGCACACTGCGCCGTTTATACCTCGACCACTTATGGGAGCGCTTTGAGCAGGACGGGCAGTTATACCCCGACCAAGTGGCGCCACTGCAACTGCTTATTGACTTCAAAACCGAAGCGGAAACCACTTGGCTGGTACTCGAGCCCATTCTTGAAGACTATGCCCCCATGCTCACCCGCTATGCCGACGGCGAGGTCCACCCCGGCATGGTCACCGTGGTGATCTCCGGCAATCGGCCCACCAATACCCTGGCGGCGCAGGCCCAGCGACTGGCCTTTATCGATGGCCGTTTGCCCGACCTGGACTCGCCCTCCCAGGTAGAACTGATGCCATTAATCAGCGACAACTGGGGGAATCATTTCCGCTGGCGAGGCGAGGGTCCTATGCCCGAGGAGGAGCAGGCCAAGTTGCTGAGCACCATTGAAAAAACCCAGGCCTTGGGAGCGCGTTTGCGTTTTTGGGCCACACCTGATGCGCCCGGACCCGCACGTGAGGCGCTCTGGACGGTACTCGCCGACGCCAGCCTGGATCATATCAATACCGATGATCTTCCGGGTCTGGCGGCTTTCCTGCGCGAGCGAGCCCGGCAAGCATCAACGCCCGCAAGCCCCTGA